The proteins below come from a single Tiliqua scincoides isolate rTilSci1 chromosome 16, rTilSci1.hap2, whole genome shotgun sequence genomic window:
- the LOC136635495 gene encoding ficolin-1-like isoform X3, whose product MKRGAEETLTFLLCLLTVASGIAGNSSNTCPDVNIVGLGGNEKLAILRGCPGAPGATGPKGDPGIGAKGERGLQGIPGKSGPAGVKGEKGDLGPAGPKGDKGNAGPPGQTGVQGSPGLAGQKGSQGSPGAPGQIGERELADIQCAKNCKELLAKGVTLSGWYTIYPKDCAPLMVLCDMVTDGGGWTVFQRRYDGSVDFYLDWSAYKRGFGSQLTEFWLGNDKIHLLTSLGENELRIDFTDLDNNHTFAKYRSFKVLGESDKYKLVLGDFLEGTAGDSLSGHRNMAFTTKDRDNDAAASANCATLYKGAWWYKSCHDSNLNGIYRLGAHRSRGDGINWHAGKGSFYSYKRSEMKFRPRA is encoded by the exons ATGAAGAGGGGTGCAGAAGAAACCCTGACCTTCCTGCTCTGCCTCCTGACAGTTGCTTCTGGAATTGCCGGCAACTCCAGCAACACCTGCCCAG ATGTGAACATTGTGGGCCTGGGGGGGAATGAGAAGCTGGCCATCCTCCGGGGGTGCCCAGGGGCGCCTGGGGCAACAGGACCCAAAGGAGATCCAGGCATTGGTGCAAAAG GAGAAAGGGGTCTCCAGGGAATCCCTGGGAAAAGTGGACCTGCTGGTGTGAAAG GAGAGAAGGGTGACCTCGGCCCTGCCGGCCCAAAAG GGGATAAAGGAAATGCAGGACCTCCAGGACAGACAG GAGTACAAGGTTCCCCTGGCCTAGCAGGTCAGAAAG GCAGCCAAGGATCTCCAGGTGCCCCAGGCCAGATTG GAGAAAGAGAACTGGCGGACATCCAAT GTGCAAAGAACTGCAAAGAGCTGCTGGCCAAGGGGGTGACACTGAGTGGCTGGTACACCATCTACCCCAAGGACTGTGCCCCCCTGATGGTGCTGTGCGACATGGTCACAGATGGAGGTGGCTGGACC GTCTTTCAGAGACGGTATGATGGCTCCGTGGACTTCTACCTGGACTGGAGTGCTTACAAGAGGGGCTTTGGAAGTCAGCTCACAGAATTCTGGCTGGGAAATGACAAAATCCACCTCCTGACTTCTTTGG GAGAGAACGAACTGCGCATTGATTTCACCGATTTGGACAATAACCACACCTTTGCCAAGTACCGGTCCTTCAAGGTCTTAGGGGAATCGGACAAATACAAGCTGGTGCTTGGAGACTTCCTGGAAGGCACTGCAG GTGATTCACTCTCTGGTCACAGGAACATGGCTTTCACCACCAAAGACAGGGACAATGACGCTGCTGCATCTGCAAATTGTGCTACCCTCTATAAAGGAGCCTGGTGGTACAAGAGCTGCCATGATTCAAACCTCAATGGGATTTACAGGCTGGGGGCACACAGATCCCGTGGCGATGGCATTAATTGGCACGCTGGCAAAGGAAGCTTCTATTCCTACAAGCGCTCAGAGATGAAATTCAGGCCCAGAGCTTag
- the LOC136635495 gene encoding ficolin-1-like isoform X2, whose protein sequence is MKRGAEETLTFLLCLLTVASGIAGNSSNTCPDVNIVGLGGNEKLAILRGCPGAPGATGPKGDPGIGAKGERGLQGIPGKSGPAGVKGEKGDLGPAGPKGDKGNAGPPGQTGVQGSPGLAGQKGSQGSPGAPGQIGERELADIQCKQGAKNCKELLAKGVTLSGWYTIYPKDCAPLMVLCDMVTDGGGWTVFQRRYDGSVDFYLDWSAYKRGFGSQLTEFWLGNDKIHLLTSLGENELRIDFTDLDNNHTFAKYRSFKVLGESDKYKLVLGDFLEGTAGDSLSYHKDMAFSTKDQDYDTSYVNCAVKYKGAWWYKTCHESNLNGIYWLGAHKSTGDGMNWEAGKGVKYSYKRSEMKFRPRA, encoded by the exons ATGAAGAGGGGTGCAGAAGAAACCCTGACCTTCCTGCTCTGCCTCCTGACAGTTGCTTCTGGAATTGCCGGCAACTCCAGCAACACCTGCCCAG ATGTGAACATTGTGGGCCTGGGGGGGAATGAGAAGCTGGCCATCCTCCGGGGGTGCCCAGGGGCGCCTGGGGCAACAGGACCCAAAGGAGATCCAGGCATTGGTGCAAAAG GAGAAAGGGGTCTCCAGGGAATCCCTGGGAAAAGTGGACCTGCTGGTGTGAAAG GAGAGAAGGGTGACCTCGGCCCTGCCGGCCCAAAAG GGGATAAAGGAAATGCAGGACCTCCAGGACAGACAG GAGTACAAGGTTCCCCTGGCCTAGCAGGTCAGAAAG GCAGCCAAGGATCTCCAGGTGCCCCAGGCCAGATTG GAGAAAGAGAACTGGCGGACATCCAATGTAAGCAGG GTGCAAAGAACTGCAAAGAGCTGCTGGCCAAGGGGGTGACACTGAGTGGCTGGTACACCATCTACCCCAAGGACTGTGCCCCCCTGATGGTGCTGTGCGACATGGTCACAGATGGAGGTGGCTGGACC GTCTTTCAGAGACGGTATGATGGCTCCGTGGACTTCTACCTGGACTGGAGTGCTTACAAGAGGGGCTTTGGAAGTCAGCTCACAGAATTCTGGCTGGGAAATGACAAAATCCACCTCCTGACTTCTTTGG GAGAGAACGAACTGCGCATTGATTTCACCGATTTGGACAATAACCACACCTTTGCCAAGTACCGGTCCTTCAAGGTCTTAGGGGAATCGGACAAATACAAGCTGGTGCTTGGAGACTTCCTGGAAGGCACTGCAG GTGATTCACTCTCCTATCACAAGGACATGGCTTTCTCCACCAAGGACCAAGATTACGACACCTCATATGTAAATTGCGCAGTCAAGTACAAAGGAGCCTGGTGGTACAAGACGTGCCACGAGTCCAACCTCAATGGGATCTACTGGCTGGGGGCACACAAGTCCACTGGTGATGGCATGAACTGGGAAGCTGGCAAAGGTGTCAAGTATTCCTACAAGCGCTCGGAAATGAAATTCAGGCCCCGAGCTTAG
- the LOC136635495 gene encoding ficolin-1-like isoform X1 — protein MKRGAEETLTFLLCLLTVASGIAGNSSNTCPDVNIVGLGGNEKLAILRGCPGAPGATGPKGDPGIGAKGERGLQGIPGKSGPAGVKGEKGDLGPAGPKGDKGNAGPPGQTGVQGSPGLAGQKGSQGSPGAPGQIGERELADIQCKQGAKNCKELLAKGVTLSGWYTIYPKDCAPLMVLCDMVTDGGGWTVFQRRYDGSVDFYLDWSAYKRGFGSQLTEFWLGNDKIHLLTSLGENELRIDFTDLDNNHTFAKYRSFKVLGESDKYKLVLGDFLEGTAGDSLSGHRNMAFTTKDRDNDAAASANCATLYKGAWWYKSCHDSNLNGIYRLGAHRSRGDGINWHAGKGSFYSYKRSEMKFRPRA, from the exons ATGAAGAGGGGTGCAGAAGAAACCCTGACCTTCCTGCTCTGCCTCCTGACAGTTGCTTCTGGAATTGCCGGCAACTCCAGCAACACCTGCCCAG ATGTGAACATTGTGGGCCTGGGGGGGAATGAGAAGCTGGCCATCCTCCGGGGGTGCCCAGGGGCGCCTGGGGCAACAGGACCCAAAGGAGATCCAGGCATTGGTGCAAAAG GAGAAAGGGGTCTCCAGGGAATCCCTGGGAAAAGTGGACCTGCTGGTGTGAAAG GAGAGAAGGGTGACCTCGGCCCTGCCGGCCCAAAAG GGGATAAAGGAAATGCAGGACCTCCAGGACAGACAG GAGTACAAGGTTCCCCTGGCCTAGCAGGTCAGAAAG GCAGCCAAGGATCTCCAGGTGCCCCAGGCCAGATTG GAGAAAGAGAACTGGCGGACATCCAATGTAAGCAGG GTGCAAAGAACTGCAAAGAGCTGCTGGCCAAGGGGGTGACACTGAGTGGCTGGTACACCATCTACCCCAAGGACTGTGCCCCCCTGATGGTGCTGTGCGACATGGTCACAGATGGAGGTGGCTGGACC GTCTTTCAGAGACGGTATGATGGCTCCGTGGACTTCTACCTGGACTGGAGTGCTTACAAGAGGGGCTTTGGAAGTCAGCTCACAGAATTCTGGCTGGGAAATGACAAAATCCACCTCCTGACTTCTTTGG GAGAGAACGAACTGCGCATTGATTTCACCGATTTGGACAATAACCACACCTTTGCCAAGTACCGGTCCTTCAAGGTCTTAGGGGAATCGGACAAATACAAGCTGGTGCTTGGAGACTTCCTGGAAGGCACTGCAG GTGATTCACTCTCTGGTCACAGGAACATGGCTTTCACCACCAAAGACAGGGACAATGACGCTGCTGCATCTGCAAATTGTGCTACCCTCTATAAAGGAGCCTGGTGGTACAAGAGCTGCCATGATTCAAACCTCAATGGGATTTACAGGCTGGGGGCACACAGATCCCGTGGCGATGGCATTAATTGGCACGCTGGCAAAGGAAGCTTCTATTCCTACAAGCGCTCAGAGATGAAATTCAGGCCCAGAGCTTag